ATGCCCACCGAGATCCCCGGCAGCGGCACCTGCGCGGACCCGGGCTTGGCGGCGGTGACCCCCGGCAGCGGGGAGATCATGATCGCGCCGGTCTCGGTCTGCCACCAGGTGTCCACGATCGGGGCCTTGTCCCCGCCGATCACGCGGCGGTACCACATCCACGCCTCGGGGTTGATGGGCTCGCCGACGCTGCCCAGCACCCGGAGCGTCGACAGGTCGAACTTGCCCGGGACCTCCTCGCCCCACTTCATGCAGGTGCGGATCGCCGTCGGGGCGGTGTAGAGCAGGGTGACGCCGTACTTCTCGACGATCTCCCACCAGCGGCCCTGGTGCGGGGTGTCCGGGGTGCCCTCGTAGAGCACCTGGGTGGCGCCGTTGATGAGCGGGCCGTAGGTGACGTAGGAGTGGCCGGTGACCCAGCCGACGTCGGCGGTGCACCAGTAGACGTCGGTCTCGGGCTTGAGGTCGAAGACGTTCCAGTGCGTGTAGGCGGTCTGGGTGAGGTAGCCGCCGGTGGTGTGCAGGATGCCCTTGGGCTTTCCGGTGGTGCCGGAGGTGTAGAGGATGAACAGCGGGTGCTCGGCCTCGACGGCGACCGGCGTGTGCTCCTCGGAGGCCTCGGCCAGCGCGTCGTGCCACCACACGTCGCGCCCCTGCGTCCAGGCCACGTCCTGCTCGGTGCGCCGCACCACGAGCACGTGCTTGACGCTGGTCTCGCCCTTGGCGAGCGCGTCGTCGACGGCGGGCTTGAGGGTGCTCGGCTTGCCCCGGCGGTAGCCACCGTCCGCGGTGATCACCGCGGTGGCATCGGCGTCGATGATGCGCGAGTACAGCGCCTCGGCGGAGAAACCGCCGAAGACGACCGAGTGCGCGGCGCCGATCCGGGCGCAGGCCAGCATCGCGATGACGGCCTCGGGGATCATCGGCAGGTAGATGGCCACCCTGTCACCCGTACGAACCCCCAGCGACTCCAGCGCGTTCGCGGCCTTGGACACCTCGCGCTTGAGGTCGGCGTAGGTGAGGGTGCGGGTGTCACCGGGCTCGCCCTCGAACAGGATGGCGGCCCGGTCCCCGTGACCGGCCTCGACGTGGCGGTCCACGGCGTTGTAGGCGGCGTTGAGGCGGCCGTCGGCGAACCAACGGGCCGTGGGGGCACCGGAGAAGTCGAGCACCTCGGTGAACGGGGTATCCCAGGTGAGGTGGTGGCGGGCCTGCTCGGCCCAGAACTCGAGCCGGTCGGCCTCGGCCTGGGCGTACAGGTCGCCCGTGGCGTTGGCGGCAGCGGCGAACTCCTCCGACGGCGCGAAGGCGCGCGTCTCGGTGAGGAGGTTCTCCAGGGCGGGATTGTGGTCGGTCACGATTCCTCCGGGCAACGGCGGTGGTGCATGGCTACGCGGGCCAGCCTATGCCCAACCGGCCCTGCCGTTGCAGGGGACCGGGCCCTACGCACAGCCCCCGACGACGGACGGCGGCCGGCCCGCAGGTGCAGGCCGGCCGCCGTCGGCAGCGGTGGGTGGGTCAGACCTCGGTGGCGATCTTGCGCCGCTCCTCGCGCCGCCCCTGCCGGCGCGCCCCGTGGGAGATCACGCCGAGGAAGATCAACACCACGCCGTAGAGCAGCAGCCGGCCGGCGTGCCCCTCGGCGACCAGGTGGTCGGAGACGTTCCGCCCGAACTGGCCGAGCCGGTCGAAGTTGCCCGCCTGATCGGTGAGGAAGTCGTTGACGATCGCCGGGACGGCGAGGAAGGCGGCGCCGATGAGCGCGCCGATCGATCCGACGATGATCGATCCGACGGAGGACCAGCGTGCGGCCAGCAGCAGCACGATCACGCAGATCAGGCCCCCGGCCAGCTCCACCAGGCCGGCCACGTTCACGGCGTCGAGGTTGTTCTCCAGCGAGAAGGCGATCCGCTCACCACCATCGGTGAGCAGGTACCAGGAGACCGGCGCGAAGATCAGGGCGATGAGGATGCCCCACCAGTGGGCCGCCGCACGGGAGCGAGGGCCGTCGTCCCAGTCGCTGAACGGATCGTCCTGAGCGGGCTCGGTCCGGACCGGCTCGGCGGCCACCGGCGCGGTGGCCGGCGCCGGGCCCGGGCCGGTGCCCGGCTCGTCCGCGGGTCGGCCGAACCGGCGCGCGCGCTCGTCCCGCAGAGCCGCATCCTCATCCTCGGTCGGAAGCTGGCGGGTGGCCGGCTGCCGGCCGGGGCCAGCGACCGGGGTGGTCGGTGGGGTGTGCGTGCTCGCCGGGGGAGTGGCAGGGGCCGGATCGGCCACGGGCTCACGATGGTCGGCGCCGGCCACGTGCTCGCCGTACGTGGTGCCGGTGCCGGCCGGCGTGCTCGTGTGGTCGGTGGTGCTGGGCTCGCTCAGGGTACCCGGTTCGCGCGGGCCGCCGGCGGTCTCGGGGGTGGTCCCGGTGGCCGTCGCCTCGTCGGGCGCGGCGGTCGGGTCGCGGTCGTCGCGGTCGTTCGGTGGGACGGTGCTCACGTGGTCCTCCAGTTGGCTGGTGCGCACACCGTATCGACGTCGCGGCCGCGCCGCGCGGTGGCACGCCGGGCGCGCCGGAGGGCTCGACGCCGGATCTGTCCACAGGGCGCTGCTCACTGCCACCCCGTCCACAGGCTGTCCTGCCCGGCGGTCGGGTGAGACGGCGTCCGGGGAGGCTGAGGTCGGCGAAGGGAGCAGCCATGAGTCAGGACGCGCCGATGGTGGCGTTGCGGTCGGCACGGGCCGATGTGATCGAGGCGGTCCGCGAGATCGTCGCCCTGGCCGGCCAGCCCGTCGTGGTGCACCCGCCGGGCGCCCCGGCCCCGTCGGTCCGGCTGCTCGTGGACAGCCTCGAGGAGTGCGCTCACGAGGACCCACCCTGGAGCCGGACCGGGTCGCGGTCGGTCACGGTCAGCACCCGTGCGCCGGCGGACCCGCCCGCCGCCGGTGCGCCGGGTCCGCTGCACCTGCCGATCGACGGTCAGGGTCTGCTCTCGCTGGTCCGCTCGGCCACACGCCGGCGTCGTGCCCGCACGATCGGCGTGCTCGGCGCTCGTGGGGGTGCCGGCGCCTCCTGTCTGTCCGCGGCGCTGGCACGGGTGGCCGCCGACCGCGGCTGGGGTGTGGCACTCGCCGATGTCGACGATCCCGGCGGGATGGACCTGTTGCTGGGCATCGAGCACGCGGGCGGGCTCCGCTGGGCGGACGTCGCCACCGGGGGGTCGCTGCCGCACGAACAGCTCTCGGCCGCGCTGCCCTCCTGGGACGGCGTCCGGGTGCTCACTGCGGACTGGCGTGGGGGTCCGCCGGTCGCGGAGGGTGGCGAGGCGCTCGCGGCCCTGGCGGCGGCACACGACGTGCTGGTACTCGACCTCCCGCGTGCCGGCAGCGCCTGGGCGCAGGTGTGCGACGTCGTCTACGTGGTGACCACGTGTGACGTGAGGAGCGCCGCGGCCACCCGGTCGGTCGCCGGCGGGTGGACCGGCTCCGACCTGCGCCTGGTGGTGCGGGGGCCGGCTCCGGGCGGTCTGACCGCCCGCGAGGTCGCCGAGGCCTGCGGGTTGCCGCTGGCGGTGAGCATGCGCGAGGAGCGCAGCCTCGCGCCCGCCCTCGAACGTGGCCTGGCCCCGGGGCAGAACCGCCGCGGCCCGCTGCGCCGGGGCGCTCTCGCGGTGCTGCGCGACCTGAATCTGGCCGACTGATGACCTCCGGTGTGTCGGCGGTCCGGCGCGCACTGCTCGACGGCGGTGCAGAGGTGGGGCCGGATCAGGTCAGCCGTGCCGTGCGCCGCTCTGCCGGGCTGCGGCCCGACGACCAGCTGCTGGCGCTGGATCGCGAGGCGCGCGCGGAGCTGCTCGGCGCCGGCCCCACCCTGCAGCCGCTGCTCGAGGACGAGGCGGTCAGCGACGTCATCGTCAACGGGGACGGGTCGGTGTGGGTGGACCGCGGCACCGGCCTCATCCGCCAGCCTGCTTTGGTGCGCGAACCGCGGGTGCTCGCCACCCGCCTGGCAGCGGCGGCCGGGCAGCGACTCGACGACGCCGCCCCCATCGCGGAGGGGAGACTGCCGGACGGGACGCGCCTGCACGCGATGCTCCCGCCACTGTGTGCGGAGGGAGCCGCGATCTCGTTGCGGACCATGCGCACCCGCGCCTTCGACCTGACACAGCTGCAGGCCTCCGGGATGCTGGGGCCTCGCGGCGCGCAGGTGCTGCAGCGGCTGATCCAGGTGCGGGCGAACGTGCTCGTCAGTGGCGCCACCGGCGCGGGCAAGACCACGCTCGTGGCCAGCGCCCTGTCGCTGGTTCCCCCGGGTGAGCGGATCGTGTGCATCGAGGAAGCCGCCGAGCTCGTCCCGGATCACCCGCACGTGATCCATCTGCAGGTGCGGCGTGCGAACGTGCAGGGTGCGGGCGAGGTGAGCCTGCCGGATCTGGTGCGCACCGCCATGCGGATGCGACCGGACCGCCTGGTGCTGGGGGAGTGCCGTGGGGCGGAGGTACGGGAGGTGCTGGGTGCGCTCAACACCGGCCACGACGGCGGATGGGCCACCATCCATGCCAACACCGCCCGCGATGTCCCGGCCCGGTTGGCCGCCCTCGGTGCGCTCGCCGGGATGAGCCCGTCGACCGTGGCGCTGCAGTCCAGGAGCGCGATCCACGCGGTGCTGCACGTGGTGCGGCGCGAGGGCCGGCGGATGCTGGCGGAGGTGGGGGTCCTGACGTCCGGCGGGAACGACCCGAGCGGTGGGCCCTGGAACGGCGCCGGTCTCACCTGTGAGCTGGCGCTGACGCTCGCGGCCGACGGCGATCTGACGGAGGCGGCTGCCTGGCCCGGATTGGCCCGGACCCTTGATGCGGGAGAGCTGCGATGATGCTCGCGGCCGGCGCCCTGATCGTGCTGGCGACGGCGGTGCTCACCGTGCCGGGGCGTCGCCTCCCACGGGAGTGTCGAGCGGCGGAGCCGGCGGCGGCTGCGGCGTCCGGGCACCGACGAGGCGCCGGTGTGCTCCGGGCCTGGCGGAGCGGGCGTCGGACGCCGACCCCGGTCGGGGCGATTCTGGTCGAGGTGGCGGCACGGCTGCGCACCGGCGCCGCCGTGCAGACCGCCTGGCAGGAGACGTCCCGTCGTCACGGTGACCTGCCCGGAGCGTTGCGGGAGCTGGCCGGGCCCTCCGGCGGTCGTCCGGAGCGCGAGCCCAGGGGTGAGGGTGGGCCGCGCGCGGACGCCGCTGCGGGTGCCCTGGCTGCCGTCCGGATGGCCGAACGCCTCGGGGCGCCACTGGCTGACGTGCTGGAGTCCTGTGCCCGCGGGGTGGCCGAGTCCGAGGAAGCGGCCGCCGGTCGCCGGACGGCCCTGGCCGCCCCGCGGGCCACGGCGCGGCTGCTGGGATGGCTCCCGCTGGCGGGGGTGCTGCTGGGCGTGGCCCTGGGTGTCGACCCGCTCCCGATCCTGCTCGACGGCGGGTGGGGGACCGCCTGCCTGCTGGGTGGCGTCGTGCTGATGGTGGTGGGCCACCGGTGGACCAAGGCATTGGTGGGCATCGCCGAGCGGACGGGGAGCTGAGGCCGTGCAGGCGGCGCTCGCGGTGGTCCTGGTGGCGCTGGCCGCTGTTCCCTGGGCACTGGTCCGGCCACCTCCGGTGGTGGATCAGTCGGGGTCGGCCCAGCGGAGGGCCCAGCGCACGGCCCAGGTCGACCCTGCCGTGCAGCTGGATCTGCTGCAGTGCGCCCTCGCCGCCGGAGCCTCGGTCCCGGCCGCGCTCGATGCCCTCGCCGCCGCGCTCGGGACGGCCCAGGGCGAGCCGTTGCGCCGGGTGGTCACGGCGTTGCGGCTCGGGGCGGACTGGGAGGAGGCCTGGACGCCTCGGGCCGCCGGCGTTCCCGCGTCTCAACGTCCGGGAACGGAGCAGCTCCGCGACTGCCTCGGACCGGCCTGGCAGGACGGGGTCGACCCGGAACCGCTGCTGCGGCAGGCGGCACTGACGATCCGGACCGGCCGCGCCACCCGGGCACGGGAGGCCGCCGCCCGGCTCGGTGTGCGCCTGGTCCTGCCGCTCGGTTGCTGCCTCCTCCCGGCCTTCGCGCTGCTG
Above is a window of Ruania suaedae DNA encoding:
- the ssd gene encoding septum site-determining protein Ssd — translated: MSQDAPMVALRSARADVIEAVREIVALAGQPVVVHPPGAPAPSVRLLVDSLEECAHEDPPWSRTGSRSVTVSTRAPADPPAAGAPGPLHLPIDGQGLLSLVRSATRRRRARTIGVLGARGGAGASCLSAALARVAADRGWGVALADVDDPGGMDLLLGIEHAGGLRWADVATGGSLPHEQLSAALPSWDGVRVLTADWRGGPPVAEGGEALAALAAAHDVLVLDLPRAGSAWAQVCDVVYVVTTCDVRSAAATRSVAGGWTGSDLRLVVRGPAPGGLTAREVAEACGLPLAVSMREERSLAPALERGLAPGQNRRGPLRRGALAVLRDLNLAD
- a CDS encoding type II secretion system F family protein, giving the protein MQAALAVVLVALAAVPWALVRPPPVVDQSGSAQRRAQRTAQVDPAVQLDLLQCALAAGASVPAALDALAAALGTAQGEPLRRVVTALRLGADWEEAWTPRAAGVPASQRPGTEQLRDCLGPAWQDGVDPEPLLRQAALTIRTGRATRAREAAARLGVRLVLPLGCCLLPAFALLGLVPVLLSTGTSLLGS
- the acs gene encoding acetate--CoA ligase, giving the protein MTDHNPALENLLTETRAFAPSEEFAAAANATGDLYAQAEADRLEFWAEQARHHLTWDTPFTEVLDFSGAPTARWFADGRLNAAYNAVDRHVEAGHGDRAAILFEGEPGDTRTLTYADLKREVSKAANALESLGVRTGDRVAIYLPMIPEAVIAMLACARIGAAHSVVFGGFSAEALYSRIIDADATAVITADGGYRRGKPSTLKPAVDDALAKGETSVKHVLVVRRTEQDVAWTQGRDVWWHDALAEASEEHTPVAVEAEHPLFILYTSGTTGKPKGILHTTGGYLTQTAYTHWNVFDLKPETDVYWCTADVGWVTGHSYVTYGPLINGATQVLYEGTPDTPHQGRWWEIVEKYGVTLLYTAPTAIRTCMKWGEEVPGKFDLSTLRVLGSVGEPINPEAWMWYRRVIGGDKAPIVDTWWQTETGAIMISPLPGVTAAKPGSAQVPLPGISVGIWDDAGEAVGPGGGGYLVLDEPWPSMLRGIWGDEKRFSETYWSRFPGTYFAGDGAKYDADGDIWLLGRVDDVMNISGHRLSTTEIESALVSHEWVAEAAVVGASDDTTGQAVVAFVILRGDAKEKTDEAGEGADVVAALRAHVASEIGPIAKPRSILVVAELPKTRSGKIMRRLLRDVAEHREVGDVTTLADSSVMDQISGGMQGSSAQD
- a CDS encoding TadA family conjugal transfer-associated ATPase, with the protein product MTSGVSAVRRALLDGGAEVGPDQVSRAVRRSAGLRPDDQLLALDREARAELLGAGPTLQPLLEDEAVSDVIVNGDGSVWVDRGTGLIRQPALVREPRVLATRLAAAAGQRLDDAAPIAEGRLPDGTRLHAMLPPLCAEGAAISLRTMRTRAFDLTQLQASGMLGPRGAQVLQRLIQVRANVLVSGATGAGKTTLVASALSLVPPGERIVCIEEAAELVPDHPHVIHLQVRRANVQGAGEVSLPDLVRTAMRMRPDRLVLGECRGAEVREVLGALNTGHDGGWATIHANTARDVPARLAALGALAGMSPSTVALQSRSAIHAVLHVVRREGRRMLAEVGVLTSGGNDPSGGPWNGAGLTCELALTLAADGDLTEAAAWPGLARTLDAGELR
- a CDS encoding type II secretion system F family protein, with product MMLAAGALIVLATAVLTVPGRRLPRECRAAEPAAAAASGHRRGAGVLRAWRSGRRTPTPVGAILVEVAARLRTGAAVQTAWQETSRRHGDLPGALRELAGPSGGRPEREPRGEGGPRADAAAGALAAVRMAERLGAPLADVLESCARGVAESEEAAAGRRTALAAPRATARLLGWLPLAGVLLGVALGVDPLPILLDGGWGTACLLGGVVLMVVGHRWTKALVGIAERTGS